Proteins from one Podospora pseudoanserina strain CBS 124.78 chromosome 1, whole genome shotgun sequence genomic window:
- a CDS encoding hypothetical protein (EggNog:ENOG503NW4V; CAZy:AA9; COG:G) → MVSRRVLDIRESIRCQPSSHHDASWTCQAARKTAPSLLPPSPTITMHFSVAGIALWALAATQGVEAHYRYSKLIVNGRVTNDWEYVRENSNFIMPTKQFLQPSDDFRCNSGSFANAGRTKVHKVNPGDSIGFRLWNGGKILHPGPTTIHMSRAPGDVRQYRGDGDWFKVQETLICRAPGRYLADTDWCSWDQPDQTFTLPRDTPPGQYLVRVEHIALHGAQSGDTEFYFTCAQIEVGGNGNGRPGPLVKIPGLYNSNDPALRFWIYGVPSYPYTRVGQHAVWTGGQYGGGGGGGSPAPAPSPAPGNGGGIVPLWGQCGGEGYTGPTRCAEGTCKVSNQWYSQCVN, encoded by the exons ATGGTATCACGACGTGTGCTGGACATAAGAGAAAGTATAAGATGCCAACCTTCCTCGCATCATGATGCCTCCTGGACGTGCCAGGCAGCCAGGAAAACAGCCCCATCGTTGCTTCCTCCGTctccaaccatcaccatgcaTTTCAGCGTTGCTGGCATTGCCCTCTGGGCCCTTGCGGCCACACAGGGTGTCGAGGCTCACTACCGCTACAGCAAGCTCATCGTCAACGGCAGGGTGACCAACGACTGGGAGTACGTCCGCGAGAACAGCAACTTCATCATGCCCACCAAGCAGTTCCTCCAGCCCAGCGACGACTTCCGCTGCAACTCGGGCTCCTTCGCCAACGCGGGCAGGACCAAAGTCCACAAGGTCAACCCAGGCGACAGCATCGGGTTCCGCCTGTGGAACGGCGGCAAGATTCTCCACCCTggacccaccaccatccacatGTCCCGGGCTCCCGGTGACGTGCGCCAGTACAGAGGCGACGGCGATTGGTTCAAGGTTCAGGAGACTCTGATCTGCAGAGCCCCCGGCCGCTACCTCGCCGACACCGACTGGTGCTCCTGGGATCAGCCCGACCAGACCTTCACCCTTCCTCGCGATACCCCTCCTGGCCAGTATCTCGTCCGCGTTGAGCACATCGCCCTGCACGGCGCCCAGAGCGGAGACACCGAGTTCTATT TCACTTGCGCCCAAATCGAAGTcggcggcaacggcaacggccgCCCCGGCCCCTTGGTCAAAATCCCCGGTCTGTACAACTCCAACGACCCGGCCCTCCGTTTCTGGATCTATGGCGTTCCATCCTACCCCTACACCCGCGTCGGGCAGCACGCCGTTTGGACTGGTGGCCAgtatggcggcggcggcggcggtggctcTCCCGCCCCTGCGCCCTCGCCCGCTCccggcaacggcggcggcatcgtTCCTCTTTGGGGGCaatgtggtggagagggctaCACTGGTCCTACCCGCTGTGCCGAGGGCACCTGCAAGGTTAGCAACCAGTGGTACTCTCAGTGCGTGAACTAG
- a CDS encoding hypothetical protein (EggNog:ENOG503NWIT; COG:G) — protein sequence MAPGRDVMTTGEEDDGVYVSSGNSFAAPTIAGLVAYWRGLPGIKNGWDEELKKPANVKKCLLYIHRPLFPGNRVDGLDESKLGANKHEPKGRGLNNLFAVPFILSGEYKEKNCLTDPDMHPRCPKGSLADLAPFGAGCDQYTAGPCVEIVPGGLPTNTPGPGAFSDTITFQTGSANVTCAAESPGCGSLCTGFYCGSTATANSSTTLPPDRYGPKNPSHTFNTLTGTTTVRETQATSVTNTSTLSVETIISTMVSETVIVEVTSTIPSRPRAVEAFVTILEDGKTVCVFSIVWFPDTEGQNCLEKQINAGGTECRPIGRIASWTDGLSDMEFVSSTGGSEYTCHLFFAQVMEREV from the exons ATGGCCCCAGGCCGCGATGTCATGACTacaggggaagaggacgacggCGTTTACGTGTCGAGCGGAAACTCGTTCG CGGCGCCAACGATTGCTGGTCTTGTGGCATACTGGCGCGGGCTTCCTGGTATCAAAAACGGCTGGGATGAAGAGCTAAAGAAGCCTGCCAACGTCAAGAAGTGCCTTCTGTATATTCATCGGCCACTCTTTCCTGGGAACCGTGTGGACGGCCTTGACGAATCCAAGCTTGGCGCTAATAAGCATGAGCCGAAAGGCCGGGGCCTTAACAACCTATTTGCTGTCCCGTTTATCTTGTCTGGAGAGTATAAGGAAAAGAATTGCCTTACCGATCCAGATATGCACCCGCGTTGTCCAAAGGGAAGTCTCGCAGACCTGGCACCTTTCGGTGCTGGATGCGATCAATACACCGCCGGTCCATGCGTAGAGATCGTTCCTGGTGGCCTGCCGACAAATACGCCTGGACCTGGTGCCTTTAGCGACACCATTACGTTTCAGACGGGCTCAGCAAATGTCACCTGCGCCGCGGAATCTCCAGGATGCGGTTCCCTCTGCACCGGTTTCTATTGCGGCTCGACCGCCACGGCGAACTCATCGACCACCTTGCCACCCGACCGCTATGGTCCCAAGAATCCTTCTCACACCTTCAATACACTCACGGGAACCACGACAGTCAGGGAGACTCAAGCCACCTCGGTAACCAATACGTCTACTCTCTCGGTGGAGACGATAATTTCCACGATGGTTTCGGAGACTGTTATTGTAGAGGTAACCAGTAC CATCCCAAGTCGTCCCAGAGCCGTAGAGGCTTTTGTCACCATCCTGGAGGACGGAAAGACAGTCTGCGTGTTCAGCATCGTCTGGTTTCCCGACACCGAGGGACAGAACTGCCTGGAAAAGCAGATCAATGCTGGGGGGACTGAGTGCCGCCCCATTGGTCGCATTGCGTCCTGGACCGATGGGCTTTCAGACATGGAGTTTGTGTCGAGCACAGGCGGATCTGAGTACACTTGCCATCTCTTCTTCGCCCAGGtgatggagagagaggtcTGA
- a CDS encoding hypothetical protein (EggNog:ENOG503NYH6; COG:S), producing MERNVLDYGPDNTGTNNTKEAINAAIMDGNRGFEDCGSTTVRPALIYFPPGTYKICTPIIQYYFTQFVGDPNNRPIIKGCETFTGIALMDVNPYIPGSDSQFRLRPLVDARCYRREWIAPGTNWYSLAASTHIGIFTENGSGGFVSDLVSEGGAIGWRVSSQQYTATSLQFKNCSTAVDIVWDRGFNWHKIEIDGGSVGFNISGIDGLNDQGIGSVSIIDSVVKNVPIGILAAPRAADAVLDNTIFTNVCIIMVLSGTKDPIIEGTSGTKELTLRECGKQYIHNQGRSSMGQSIDDRPRPAPLRDGMANCLLV from the exons ATGGAAAG AAACGTCCTGGACTACGGGCCCGACAACACTGGGACCAATAACACCAAGGAAGCAATCAATGCTGCCATCATGGATGGTAACCGAGGTTTTGAGGACTGCGGAAGCACTACCGTTCGCCCAGCTCTGATTTACTTTCCACCCGGTACCTACAAGATCTGCACTCCTATCATCCAATACTACTTCACACAGTTCGTCGGTGATCCCAATAACCGGCCCATCATCAAGGGATGCGAGACCTTTACTGGAATTGCCCTCATGGATGTCAACCCCTATATCCCCGGCTCAG ATTCGCAATTTCGTCTTCGACCTCTAGTCGATGCCCGCTGCTACCGACGAGAATGGATAGCCCCTGGCACCAACTGGTATTCACTGGCAG CTTCTACCCATATTGGCATCTTCACCGAGAACGGCTCGGGAGGGTTTGTTTCAGATCTCGTCTCTGAGGGCGGTGCTATCGGGTGGCGAGTGAGTTCTCAGCAGTACACGGCTACATCCCTACAGTTCAAGAACTGTAGCACTGCTGTAGACATTGTGTGGGATCGGGGTTTCAACTGGCACAAGATCGAGATTGATGGCGGCAGCGTTGGCTTTAACATCAGCGGAATTGATGGCCTTAACGACCAGGGTATCGGCTCAGTGTCCATCATTGACTCGGTTGTCAAGAACGTGCCCATCGGAATCCTCGCTGCTCCCCGTGCTGCGGACGCGGTTCTTGACAATACGATTTTCACCAACGTCTGTATCATTATGGTGCTCAGCGGAACAAAGGATCCCATCATTGAGGGCACCAGTGGTACCAAGGAGCTCACCCTGCGGGAGTGTGGAAAGCAATACATTCACAATCAAGGCCGGTCTTCCATGGGCCAATCTATTGACGACCGTCCCCGACCCGCGCCCTTGCGTGATGGCATGGCAAACTGTTTACTCGTCTGA
- a CDS encoding hypothetical protein (EggNog:ENOG503NUFD; COG:E; CAZy:AA3), which translates to MRLCGVIQVSCFAGLFPASIQAIKETYDYVIVGGGTAGLTVGDRLSESGKHSVLVIEYGYLEPDGQRPGTLYNITSAPVAGLNNRTFPVSIGCVVGGSSAVNGMVFQRGNAKDYDVWGELGGGNPRRVRWNWVDMLKYFKKSIQMTAPKPETAAFDLRYDTKYWGRNLTTNHTIFATFGNVISPKTHAFYEAAKRLSGMKVSPDAGSGQLGLQYYQTSTNPYTGERSYSRTGHWDGLNRANYDLLTATRVNKIVFDHHRAAGVQIYPRGESSKKTTIRVRKEVILAAGAIHTPQILQLSGIGPADLLKRAGIPVEVDLPGVGYNFQDHTFIPAVSFSWLTSPPIPEHLNITVVDDGLGRTSLGLSVELPVVSPGSFKRIASKYESQDPATYLPKGTDRTIIRGYRKQQQIYAREMRAKDFSFLRATFSGDPSFVPIIIHPVSRGTVLIDPAAGSDIEVEPIVNYRAASNPIDVDVAVEEIKFLRRFMTTGELSRYNATEVVPGPGYESDEALGAWVRANTIPSVYHPVGTAAKMPREWGGVVGEDLMVYGVRGLSVVDASMMPTIVAGTTSMTVYAVAEKAADLIKLRAGTIV; encoded by the exons ATGAGACTTTGCGGCGTCATACAGGTATCCTGCTTTGCAGGGTTGTTTCCGGCAAGCATCCAAGCCATCAAGGAGACATACGACTATGTCATCGTTGGGGGCGGAACCGCTGGCCTGACGGTTGGAGATCGTCTCAGCGAGAGTGGAAAAC ACAGCGTCTTAGTCATAGAGTATGGTTACCTGG AACCGGATGGTCAGAGGCCTGGAACGCTCTACAACATAACTTCGGCGCCAGTTGCTGGTCTCAACAACAGGACGTTCCCTGTGTCTATTGGATGTGTCGTTGGCGGGAGCTCGGCCGTCAACGGCATGGTTTTCCAGCGAGGAAACGCAAAAGACTACGACGTTTGGGGAGAGCTTGGCGGTGGCAATCCAAGAAGAGTCCGCTGGAATTGGGTTGACATGCTCAAGTACTTCAAAAAGAGCATCCAGATGACAGCTCCGAAGCCAGAGACAGCTGCGTTTGACCTCAGATACGACACCAAATACTGGGGCCGCAACCTTACGACCAACCATACCATTTTCGCCACCTTTGGCAATGTGATTAGCCCCAAGACTC ATGCCTTCTATGAAGCGGCCAAAAGACTATCGGGGATGAAGGTCTCACCAGACGCTGGCAGTGGGCAGCTTGGCCTACAGTACTACCAAACTTCAACAAATCCATACACGGGAGAGAGGTCCTACTCCCGAACGGGCCATTGGGATGGTCTCAACCGCGCCAACTACGATCTTCTCACGGCAACTCGTGTGAACAAGATTGTTTTTGATCACCACAGAGCCGCAGGTGTTCAAATCTACCCCCGAGGTGAAAGCTCGAAAAAGACTACCATTCGTGTCAGAAAGGAAGTCATCCTAGCTGCCGGCGCCATTCATACGCCTCAGATCCTGCAGCTGAGCGGCATCGGACCTGCTGACCTTTTGAAACGTGCCGGGATACCGGTCGAAGTTGACCTCCCTGGTGTCGGGTACAATTTTCAGGATCATACCTTCATACCTGCAGTATCTTTCAGTT GGTTAACGTCACCACCAATCCCAGAGCACTTGAATATCAccgtggttgatgatgggctgGGAAGAACCTCGCTAGGATTATCTGTCGAGCTGCCAGTTGTTTCCCCAGGCTCCTTCAAGCGGATCGCATCCAAGTACGAGTCTCAGGATCCGGCTACATATCTACCCAAAGGTACCGACAGAACCATCATCAGAGGCTATCGTAAGCAGCAACAGATCTACGCTCGCGAGATGCGAGCCAAAGacttctcttttctccgcGCAACCTTTTCGGGTGATCCGTCTTTTGTCCCCATTATCATCCACCCCGTCAGCCGCGGCACCGTGTTGATCGACCCGGCCGCAGGCAGCGACATTGAAGTCGAGCCGATCGTGAACTACAGGGCCGCCTCGAACCCGATAGATGTGGATGTGGCGGTTGAGGAGATCAAGTTTTTGCGGAGGTTCATGACCACGGGGGAGTTGTCTAGGTACAATGCCACCGAGGTCGTGCCAGGGCCTGGGTATGAGTCGGACGAAGCGCTTGGGGCATGGGTGAGGGCAAATACCATTCCCAGCGTATACCACCCAGTTGGGACGGCAGCCAAAATGCCGAGGGAGTGGGGGGGAGTGGTAGGGGAGGACTTGATGGTCTATGGAGTGAGGGGCCTGAGCGTGGTGGATGCGTCGATGATGCCGACAATTGTTGCTGGTACCACAAGCATGACGGTATATGCGGTTGCAGAGAAG GCGGCTGATTTGATCAAGTTGAGGGCTGGTACAATAGTCTGA